The genomic interval TTATGTGTTGTTGCCCGGTTTTACCCTGCCGCCGCTGATGTTCAGCGAAGAGGAGATCGAAGCGCTGGTGCTGGGTTCGCGCTGGGTCGCCAGACAGGCGGATCCCCGTTTGCAGGAAGGCGCCCGCAGCGCATTGATGAAGATAGCCGCCATCTTGCCGGATACGCTGCGGGAAACGCTGGACGCCACCGCCTTGCTGGTCGCCACGCCGCGCGAAAATACCACGGATACCGTCGATATCCCGTTGTTACGCCGGGCCATCCGCCGCGGACGCAAAGTGACGGTACGCTACCGGGATCGTCAGGGACAGGAGTCGGAACGTTGCATCTGGCCCTTTGTGCTCGGCTATTTTGAACAGGTACGCCTGGTCGGCGCCTGGTGCGAAACACGCCA from Musicola paradisiaca NCPPB 2511 carries:
- a CDS encoding helix-turn-helix transcriptional regulator — its product is MSRTQRLLTLVQLLRNHRFAVPGPQLAEQLGVSLRTLYRDIATLQEQGATIVGEAGLGYVLLPGFTLPPLMFSEEEIEALVLGSRWVARQADPRLQEGARSALMKIAAILPDTLRETLDATALLVATPRENTTDTVDIPLLRRAIRRGRKVTVRYRDRQGQESERCIWPFVLGYFEQVRLVGAWCETRQAFRHFRTDSILALRVEEQTYPVSRRRLLKQWSEQEGISLPF